One stretch of Planococcus sp. PAMC 21323 DNA includes these proteins:
- a CDS encoding AI-2E family transporter, with amino-acid sequence MEPEDKRSFFATNYIRFLGGRNTLFTLFSLLMLGFVIYVFKEVSFIFHPVTVFMKTVVLPIVLALVFFYLLRPVLRGLEKFKIPRIWGIIIIFLGVVGLITLLSVLVFPFLRSQFQNLIADVPEYFMQLVTSVDGFLRTSFVGDYYSESNFTLDTLLATLPDNIADTLQNTVTGIISGVTGLISTITGVILSIVIVPFILFYLLKDGEKLPEYFLKLLPPRFRDDTREVFSEADKQLGAYIQGQLIVAFCIGVMVYIGFLIIGMEYALLLGVLAMVTSVVPYIGPAIAIAPAAIIALVTSPFMLVKLAIVWTVVQLVEGNLISPQVMGKTMFIHPVTIIFVLLTAGSLFGVVGVILGIPMYALLRVLVSHLYKLFKRRYNRHETNLSNQYDYTEL; translated from the coding sequence ATGGAGCCTGAGGACAAGCGATCATTTTTTGCCACCAATTATATTCGTTTTTTAGGTGGAAGGAATACATTATTTACATTGTTCTCCTTATTAATGCTTGGATTTGTAATATACGTTTTCAAGGAAGTTTCATTTATCTTTCATCCAGTGACAGTTTTCATGAAAACGGTAGTGTTGCCAATTGTTTTGGCGTTAGTATTCTTCTACTTGCTCAGACCCGTTTTGCGCGGCTTAGAGAAATTTAAAATTCCTCGTATTTGGGGTATTATAATTATCTTCCTAGGCGTAGTAGGATTAATTACGTTGCTAAGCGTATTGGTATTTCCATTTTTACGTTCTCAATTTCAAAATTTGATCGCAGATGTTCCAGAATATTTTATGCAATTAGTAACATCTGTAGATGGATTTTTGAGAACCTCTTTTGTTGGCGATTACTATAGTGAATCTAATTTCACGTTGGATACATTACTTGCAACCTTACCTGACAATATTGCAGACACGCTACAAAACACTGTGACAGGTATTATATCCGGGGTTACAGGCTTAATATCGACCATTACTGGCGTTATTTTATCCATTGTAATTGTACCGTTCATTTTATTCTACTTATTAAAAGATGGCGAAAAATTGCCTGAGTATTTTTTGAAATTATTGCCACCAAGATTTCGAGACGATACCCGGGAAGTATTTTCAGAAGCTGATAAGCAATTAGGAGCTTATATACAAGGTCAATTGATTGTTGCTTTTTGTATCGGGGTCATGGTTTATATCGGTTTCTTAATCATTGGTATGGAGTATGCCTTATTGCTTGGCGTTCTAGCCATGGTTACAAGTGTAGTTCCTTATATTGGTCCTGCCATAGCTATTGCTCCTGCTGCGATTATCGCTTTAGTAACATCACCATTTATGCTTGTTAAGTTGGCGATCGTTTGGACAGTTGTGCAATTGGTTGAAGGAAACTTGATCTCCCCACAAGTTATGGGCAAGACCATGTTTATTCATCCAGTGACAATAATATTTGTTTTATTAACAGCAGGCTCTCTATTTGGAGTTGTTGGGGTAATTTTAGGGATACCAATGTATGCTTTACTGCGTGTACTTGTATCACATCTATATAAATTATTTAAGCGTCGGTATAATAGGCACGAAACGAATTTATCAAATCAATACGACTATACAGAATTATAA
- a CDS encoding LCP family protein, with amino-acid sequence MEEVQAKRSRKRKKRRFRLRGIVFLLLIALIAIGIYAFIQFKAGKDLADAPMQEPVTFDEDATNKDYENILVLGIDTRGEENSRTDTMMLATHDKINGEIKLTSFMRDIYADIPGYQSYKLNTAYYLGGVDLLAETLREMFGVEIHHYALIDFNSFESLVDVAAPNGIEIDVEKEMSENIGVSLTPGVQQLNGKELLGYARFRADEEGDFGRVRRQQQVIAAMKNELATVSTIPKLPKLAGTLQAYVQTDMPLTDQIKLATQLAINGGGEVERLTLPVENGYSYGNYPQAGSVLDIDLEMNKQALSEFLSQPLN; translated from the coding sequence ATGGAAGAAGTACAAGCTAAAAGAAGTAGAAAGCGTAAAAAAAGAAGATTTCGGCTGCGCGGCATCGTCTTCCTGCTCCTGATCGCATTAATCGCTATCGGCATATATGCATTTATACAATTTAAAGCAGGTAAGGATCTGGCGGATGCACCTATGCAAGAGCCAGTCACATTCGATGAGGACGCCACAAATAAAGATTACGAAAACATTTTGGTATTGGGAATAGATACACGTGGGGAAGAAAATTCGCGTACAGATACGATGATGCTAGCTACCCATGATAAAATAAATGGCGAGATAAAGTTGACTTCCTTTATGAGAGATATTTACGCAGACATTCCAGGATACCAATCGTATAAATTAAATACTGCTTATTATTTAGGTGGAGTAGATTTACTGGCAGAAACTTTGAGAGAAATGTTTGGAGTAGAAATTCATCATTACGCATTGATTGACTTTAATAGCTTTGAAAGTCTTGTTGATGTAGCAGCACCTAACGGGATAGAAATTGATGTAGAAAAAGAAATGTCTGAAAATATTGGTGTATCTTTAACTCCAGGAGTACAACAATTAAATGGCAAGGAATTATTAGGGTATGCACGTTTCCGAGCAGATGAAGAGGGAGATTTTGGTCGCGTCAGAAGACAACAACAAGTTATAGCGGCTATGAAAAACGAGCTAGCAACTGTTTCAACTATCCCTAAATTACCGAAATTAGCAGGGACGTTACAAGCCTATGTACAAACAGATATGCCATTAACAGATCAAATAAAATTAGCGACACAATTAGCAATTAACGGAGGCGGGGAAGTTGAACGATTAACGTTGCCGGTTGAGAATGGCTATAGTTATGGCAATTACCCACAAGCAGGATCAGTACTCGATATTGACCTTGAAATGAATAAACAAGCTTTAAGTGAATTTTTGTCGCAACCCTTAAACTAA
- the msrA gene encoding peptide-methionine (S)-S-oxide reductase MsrA, whose protein sequence is MTEKAIFAGGCFWCMVKPFDQFDGIEKIVSGYSGGHIDNPTYEQVKSGTSGHLEVVEITFHPEIFTYEQLLEIFWQQIDPTDDEGQFQDRGPSYRAAIFVQNERQRAIAEKSKHDLQESGRFNKPIVTEIRDATPFYAAEDYHQDFHKKNPEHYKEDREASGRDEFLSATWDKVDV, encoded by the coding sequence ATGACTGAAAAAGCGATATTTGCAGGCGGATGTTTTTGGTGTATGGTCAAGCCATTTGATCAATTTGACGGAATCGAAAAAATTGTTTCAGGCTATAGTGGTGGACATATAGACAATCCTACATATGAACAAGTAAAATCCGGTACATCTGGACACTTAGAAGTAGTAGAAATCACGTTCCACCCTGAAATCTTCACATACGAACAATTATTAGAGATTTTTTGGCAACAGATAGACCCTACAGATGACGAAGGTCAGTTCCAAGATCGTGGTCCATCGTACCGAGCTGCAATATTTGTTCAAAACGAACGGCAACGTGCTATTGCAGAAAAATCAAAGCATGATCTTCAAGAAAGCGGTCGTTTTAACAAACCAATTGTAACAGAAATTCGAGATGCGACACCTTTTTATGCAGCAGAAGACTATCATCAAGATTTTCATAAGAAAAATCCAGAACATTATAAGGAAGACCGTGAAGCATCGGGTCGAGATGAATTTCTTTCGGCTACCTGGGATAAAGTTGACGTTTAA
- a CDS encoding MFS transporter translates to MTETKRKSALGLMVIAILFVALNLRPAISSIGPMLEPIRNDLNLSNSEVSLLTAIPVFCMGLFAPLAIVFGRKFGMKRSIAFLLSIIGVFTLLRGFLPNYPTLLISAFFIGVAIAVISPLLSAIIKHNFSTRTPALIGVYSFGMGLGASLAAGLTGVLYTVFNWPLAIASWSLLSIVAIIIWLRVEQPTEEKVEKKERKNLHESPLKNKRAWYMLLFFGFQSSLFFSMLTWLAPIAIDKGMTVLAAGGVLTLMTAVQIVGNISIPLFFDRFPNRFVWILLVLISGSIGVLLLIFGTLNIVWLAAAFIGVALGGLFPIALLMPLDETTTADRANSWTAMTQSGGYMISAFMPFIIGIIYDRTGNHDITLVLFLSFIALMLIFAILLYKKN, encoded by the coding sequence TTGACTGAAACGAAAAGAAAGTCAGCTTTAGGGCTTATGGTAATTGCGATTTTGTTTGTCGCACTAAACTTGCGACCTGCGATTTCCTCTATTGGACCAATGCTTGAACCAATTCGTAATGACTTAAATTTAAGCAATAGTGAAGTTAGCCTACTAACAGCAATACCTGTTTTTTGTATGGGGCTTTTTGCACCTTTAGCAATTGTGTTTGGTCGAAAGTTTGGCATGAAACGTTCGATCGCTTTTTTATTGAGTATAATTGGCGTGTTTACCTTATTAAGAGGTTTTTTACCAAATTATCCTACACTGTTAATTAGTGCGTTTTTTATTGGGGTGGCCATAGCCGTTATTAGCCCACTATTATCAGCGATTATAAAGCATAATTTTTCAACACGAACCCCAGCATTAATCGGCGTATATTCATTCGGAATGGGCCTAGGGGCAAGTTTAGCCGCAGGGTTGACGGGTGTTCTTTATACGGTTTTTAATTGGCCATTAGCTATTGCAAGTTGGAGTTTGTTATCAATAGTAGCGATTATTATATGGCTTCGTGTAGAACAGCCCACTGAAGAAAAAGTTGAAAAAAAGGAACGTAAAAATCTGCATGAATCGCCATTGAAAAATAAACGTGCATGGTATATGTTGTTGTTTTTTGGTTTTCAATCCTCTTTATTTTTCTCAATGCTTACATGGCTCGCTCCAATTGCGATTGATAAAGGCATGACCGTACTGGCTGCTGGGGGAGTGTTAACTTTAATGACCGCAGTTCAAATTGTTGGGAATATTAGTATTCCGCTTTTTTTTGATAGATTTCCAAATCGGTTCGTATGGATTCTACTTGTATTAATTTCGGGTTCCATAGGCGTTTTACTGTTGATATTTGGAACTTTAAATATAGTCTGGTTAGCTGCAGCCTTTATCGGTGTTGCGTTAGGCGGTCTTTTTCCAATTGCTTTATTAATGCCTCTCGATGAAACTACAACGGCAGATAGAGCAAATAGTTGGACCGCTATGACACAATCAGGTGGCTATATGATATCCGCTTTTATGCCGTTTATTATTGGGATAATTTACGATCGAACAGGGAATCATGATATTACATTAGTATTATTCTTAAGTTTTATAGCATTGATGTTGATATTTGCAATCCTACTTTATAAGAAAAATTAA
- a CDS encoding ABC-F family ATP-binding cassette domain-containing protein, with protein sequence MIAATDVSLRFGDRKLFEDVNIQFNPGNCYGLIGANGAGKSTFVKILSGELEPQSGNVYMGSGERLAVLKQNHFEYEDHVVLETVIMGHKKLYEVMSEKNAIYMKEDFSDEDGMRAAELEGEFAELNGWEAESEAAILLQGLGITEDLHDKKMVELSGSDKVKVLLAQALFGKPDVLLLDEPTNHLDLKAIQWLEEFLMNFANTVVVVSHDRHFLNKVCTHIADLDFGKIQLYVGNYDFWYESSQLATRLASDQNSKKEEKIKELQAFIARFSANASKSKQATSRKKMLDKIELDDIRPSSRKYPFVNFTVGREIGNDVLTVRDLSQTVDGNKLLNNISFNMSKEDKIVLIGDPLAKSALLRILAEEDQPESGESRWGVTTSRAYLPIDNSSYFEGSETSLVDWLRQYSPDDESETFLRGFLGRMLFSGEEVKKKPSVLSGGEKVRCMLSKMMLSHANVLLLDEPTNHLDLESIQALNNGMIAFKGAMVFTSHDHQFIQTVANRVIEIREDGSILDKQLTYDEFLEWKETQGITN encoded by the coding sequence ATGATAGCTGCAACTGATGTAAGTCTTCGCTTTGGTGACCGTAAGCTTTTCGAAGATGTCAATATTCAATTTAACCCTGGTAACTGTTACGGATTAATTGGTGCCAATGGTGCCGGAAAATCAACTTTTGTTAAAATCCTTTCTGGTGAACTTGAACCCCAATCTGGAAATGTCTATATGGGATCTGGTGAACGACTAGCTGTTCTTAAACAAAACCACTTTGAGTACGAGGATCATGTTGTTCTTGAAACCGTCATTATGGGACACAAGAAATTATACGAAGTAATGTCTGAAAAAAATGCGATATACATGAAAGAAGATTTCTCTGATGAAGATGGCATGCGCGCTGCTGAACTTGAAGGCGAATTCGCTGAATTGAACGGTTGGGAAGCTGAGTCTGAAGCTGCAATCTTACTTCAAGGACTTGGAATAACTGAAGATCTTCATGACAAGAAAATGGTTGAATTATCTGGTTCTGACAAAGTAAAAGTTCTTTTAGCACAAGCTTTGTTTGGTAAACCTGATGTTCTTTTGCTGGATGAGCCTACTAACCATTTAGACTTGAAAGCTATCCAATGGCTTGAAGAATTTTTGATGAACTTCGCGAATACTGTTGTTGTGGTTTCCCATGACCGTCACTTTCTTAACAAAGTATGTACACACATTGCTGATCTTGATTTCGGAAAAATTCAACTATACGTCGGTAACTACGACTTCTGGTATGAATCAAGTCAATTAGCAACACGTTTGGCATCAGATCAAAACTCTAAAAAAGAAGAAAAGATTAAAGAGCTTCAAGCCTTTATTGCTCGTTTCTCTGCTAACGCTTCAAAATCGAAACAAGCAACGTCACGTAAGAAAATGCTGGATAAAATCGAGTTGGATGATATCCGTCCGTCTTCTCGTAAATATCCGTTTGTCAACTTTACAGTTGGCCGTGAAATCGGTAACGATGTCTTAACTGTTAGAGATCTTAGCCAAACTGTTGATGGGAACAAACTATTAAACAATATCAGCTTTAATATGAGCAAAGAAGACAAAATCGTTTTAATCGGTGATCCACTTGCAAAATCGGCACTTCTTCGTATTTTAGCTGAAGAAGATCAACCTGAATCAGGTGAATCTCGATGGGGTGTAACCACTTCTCGTGCATACTTACCTATCGATAACTCAAGCTACTTCGAAGGCAGCGAAACTTCACTAGTAGACTGGTTACGTCAATATTCACCAGACGATGAAAGTGAAACTTTCTTACGCGGCTTCCTTGGCAGAATGTTGTTCTCAGGCGAAGAAGTTAAAAAGAAACCTTCTGTTTTATCGGGTGGCGAAAAAGTGCGTTGCATGCTTTCGAAAATGATGTTGTCACACGCTAATGTCCTATTATTGGACGAACCGACAAACCACTTGGACCTTGAATCTATCCAAGCATTGAATAATGGTATGATTGCCTTTAAAGGTGCCATGGTCTTCACTTCTCATGACCATCAGTTTATTCAAACGGTTGCGAATCGCGTGATTGAAATCCGTGAAGATGGGTCAATCCTAGATAAGCAATTAACTTATGATGAATTCTTGGAGTGGAAAGAAACTCAAGGTATCACAAACTAA
- a CDS encoding YkvA family protein codes for MTNEYLKKPMPSEEKQQDFYQKLRQKVQTWVDNKPGILGTVSGYVLFAPDLFHLLTRLMLDSRIDAKSKAAVGAGIMYFIAPIDFLPEILVGPGGFLDDVVVAVFVINTILNKFPTEVITEHWTGDENLLSVVKKVSNSGNKYVSKLPAGRLVKRFTK; via the coding sequence ATGACAAATGAATATTTAAAAAAACCTATGCCTAGTGAAGAAAAACAACAAGATTTCTATCAAAAACTACGTCAAAAAGTGCAAACATGGGTAGATAATAAACCAGGGATATTAGGAACAGTTAGTGGCTATGTTTTATTTGCTCCTGATTTGTTTCATTTATTGACAAGGTTAATGTTAGATAGCCGAATCGATGCGAAAAGCAAAGCAGCTGTGGGAGCGGGGATTATGTATTTCATCGCACCTATCGATTTTTTACCAGAGATTTTAGTAGGACCAGGCGGATTCCTAGATGATGTGGTTGTTGCGGTCTTTGTTATTAATACCATTTTAAATAAGTTTCCGACAGAAGTTATCACCGAGCACTGGACAGGTGATGAGAATTTGTTATCCGTTGTTAAGAAAGTATCTAACTCAGGAAACAAATACGTTTCTAAATTGCCAGCAGGTCGTTTAGTCAAACGTTTTACAAAGTAA
- a CDS encoding cold-shock protein, with product MEGKVKSFDDGKGVGMITGDNGEDFFFEEIDINVDGFRKLNPGQPVKFTIYEGVADKERVATNVTLVF from the coding sequence ATGGAAGGTAAAGTAAAATCATTTGATGACGGTAAAGGGGTAGGAATGATCACAGGGGACAATGGCGAGGATTTTTTCTTTGAGGAAATTGATATCAATGTTGATGGCTTTAGAAAATTAAATCCTGGACAGCCCGTGAAATTCACCATATATGAAGGTGTCGCTGATAAAGAACGTGTTGCGACAAATGTAACTTTAGTATTTTAA
- a CDS encoding cold-shock protein, translating into MQQGTVKWFNSEKGFGFIEVEGGDDVFVHFSAIQGEGFKTLDEGQRVEFEVEEGNRGPQATNVTKA; encoded by the coding sequence ATGCAACAAGGAACAGTGAAATGGTTTAACTCAGAAAAAGGTTTCGGTTTTATCGAAGTTGAAGGCGGAGACGATGTATTCGTACACTTCTCAGCAATCCAAGGCGAAGGCTTTAAAACACTTGACGAAGGTCAACGCGTAGAATTCGAAGTAGAAGAAGGTAACCGCGGACCTCAAGCTACAAACGTAACTAAAGCTTAA
- a CDS encoding DUF1033 family protein, translating to MHEIIYLRTNYEPWWMFEGWEEKVVNRHQFNSTENAQQKLESLKNDFDRRFSNQQQKDFAFTCYWNAEEVEYCEDCEEDLQIFHGLIWLVNGKPHTNF from the coding sequence ATGCACGAAATTATTTATTTGAGAACCAATTATGAACCTTGGTGGATGTTTGAAGGTTGGGAAGAAAAAGTTGTAAATCGACATCAATTTAATTCAACTGAAAACGCTCAACAGAAATTGGAAAGTCTCAAAAATGATTTTGATCGCCGTTTTTCTAATCAACAACAAAAAGATTTTGCTTTTACGTGCTATTGGAACGCGGAAGAAGTAGAATATTGTGAAGATTGCGAAGAGGATTTGCAAATATTTCATGGGCTGATTTGGCTAGTTAATGGGAAACCACATACAAATTTTTAG
- a CDS encoding 5-bromo-4-chloroindolyl phosphate hydrolysis family protein, translated as MKPLKPIENFIKRQTVSLPIMAVMFPVLYLGAEIGLIASGAVAAGTYIASNSTLKQVQLSSDSKNFGMTRNEYKNVRMQIKEGKEKIKQLQGNYYKVRSISSFKQLMDMTKIANKIITVVQQNPRKFYLAEPFFYSHLDSAIELTEKYTLLVGQPVKDTDMRITLQDTREMLLSLNKVMEQDLKRVLSSDIERLRMELDYAQLAVDQHNDQKLLVQPDSEHEGDMEDDRKTIKSE; from the coding sequence ATGAAACCCCTAAAGCCTATTGAAAATTTTATCAAAAGGCAAACCGTCAGCTTACCGATTATGGCGGTAATGTTTCCTGTTCTTTATTTAGGTGCTGAAATTGGTCTAATCGCTTCAGGAGCTGTAGCCGCTGGCACGTACATTGCTAGTAATAGCACCTTGAAACAAGTTCAACTTTCTTCGGACTCTAAAAATTTTGGCATGACACGCAATGAATACAAAAACGTACGTATGCAAATAAAAGAAGGCAAAGAAAAAATCAAACAACTTCAAGGGAATTATTATAAAGTCCGCTCCATTTCTTCTTTTAAGCAATTAATGGATATGACAAAAATCGCAAATAAGATCATTACCGTGGTCCAACAAAACCCGAGGAAATTTTATTTAGCTGAACCCTTCTTTTATTCCCATTTGGATTCAGCAATCGAATTAACTGAGAAGTATACGCTCTTGGTTGGACAACCAGTCAAAGACACAGATATGCGTATTACCTTGCAAGATACACGAGAAATGTTATTATCTCTAAACAAAGTAATGGAACAAGACTTGAAACGTGTATTATCTAGCGACATTGAACGGTTACGCATGGAACTAGATTATGCACAATTAGCAGTAGATCAACACAACGATCAGAAATTACTTGTTCAGCCAGACTCTGAACACGAGGGAGACATGGAAGATGACAGAAAAACCATCAAATCAGAGTGA
- a CDS encoding toxic anion resistance protein, with protein MTEKPSNQSELDDLLESPFGMQMEKQEQSLAEQKEGRPVSLMDRLSEEEQAKARELAKQIPVGNNEAILTYGANAQNQLSQFSHKMLDHVQRKDIGPVGDVLHDLMKKLEELNPEELTQAKRGGIRKLFSKAKYSVQEMMTKYQKLSSQVDRISIQLDHSKRGLLDDIQMLEQLYDQNKTYFQALNVYIAAAELKRDEIMNDTIPALRKKAESSHDQMVYQEVNDMVQYVDRLEKRLYDLQLSRQITIQSAPQIRMIQQTNQTLAEKIQSSIMTSIPLWKNQIAIALTLNKQLKAVEAQKQVTATTNDLLLKNSEMLKMNSIETARENERGIVEIDTLKKTQENLLETIEETLQIQAEGRKNRKAAELEIGRMEEDLKQRLLAIHDGHEKNNN; from the coding sequence ATGACAGAAAAACCATCAAATCAGAGTGAATTAGATGATTTATTAGAATCTCCATTTGGCATGCAGATGGAAAAACAAGAGCAATCACTAGCCGAACAAAAAGAAGGACGACCTGTTTCATTAATGGACCGCTTGTCCGAGGAAGAACAAGCAAAAGCACGTGAGCTTGCTAAACAAATTCCAGTAGGCAATAACGAAGCGATTCTTACTTATGGTGCCAACGCTCAAAACCAGTTAAGTCAGTTTTCTCATAAAATGTTGGATCATGTTCAGCGAAAAGATATTGGTCCGGTTGGTGATGTACTTCATGATTTAATGAAAAAGCTAGAAGAACTAAATCCTGAAGAGTTGACACAAGCGAAACGCGGTGGGATACGCAAACTCTTTTCAAAAGCCAAGTATTCGGTTCAAGAAATGATGACGAAATACCAAAAACTAAGTAGTCAAGTTGATCGTATTAGCATTCAACTTGATCACTCTAAACGTGGATTGCTTGACGATATACAAATGCTCGAGCAACTTTACGATCAAAATAAAACGTATTTTCAAGCGTTAAATGTTTATATCGCAGCTGCTGAACTAAAGCGCGATGAAATTATGAATGACACAATTCCCGCTCTTCGTAAAAAAGCTGAATCATCTCATGATCAAATGGTTTATCAAGAAGTAAATGACATGGTGCAATATGTTGATCGTTTAGAAAAACGACTTTATGACTTACAATTATCGCGTCAAATTACGATTCAAAGCGCACCACAAATTCGCATGATTCAACAAACCAATCAAACTTTAGCAGAAAAAATTCAATCGTCGATCATGACGTCGATTCCTTTGTGGAAAAATCAAATTGCTATTGCATTGACGTTAAATAAACAACTTAAAGCTGTAGAAGCTCAAAAACAAGTTACAGCAACGACTAATGATTTACTTCTAAAAAACTCAGAAATGTTGAAAATGAATTCGATTGAAACAGCGCGTGAAAACGAACGCGGCATCGTTGAAATTGATACATTGAAGAAAACACAGGAAAACTTATTAGAAACAATTGAAGAAACCTTACAAATCCAGGCAGAAGGTCGCAAAAACCGTAAAGCGGCTGAACTTGAAATCGGTCGAATGGAAGAAGATTTAAAACAGCGTTTACTGGCAATCCACGACGGCCACGAAAAGAATAATAATTAA
- a CDS encoding vWA domain-containing protein, with the protein MASVNRFIQFNNETIDTKLLHQMELLAAALADAPYLKVTTRKLIELRPSELAISMSVFWRHRTKRIERNGYLSDIYLLAAGFWRDFNLTEWRNFKKSNTKLSSLREQLLLCAEEFRLSEQIKSLRPGTVAAFDTRETVYTEYHEDQSKQNLKKGFKSDLFINAAYLRLRGIEVDVGELTNALSLIWTELFDAKSTRDSVRVVNRIMDRAEYMLESDSLHTYYTFGEALEKIPPFHYHEGIEADEAEEAEEIETIEEWFGAWHRETEISEAPAMEFELEQGDSQLADGGREEAGAGEVEQTAKGDSSGDHIEDSDKDDRQMKSKPKKAEGKFGSANDQVVYQESRLKVVGDHRLEIENWRRKQAPYVRALLKELKKRMTQRQEGIRSNLNAGRLSKKLVPLAIEERPKPFYRKTAPSKELDAVFCLLIDGSASMLDKLDETKQAVLLFHDVLRGLNVPHEIVLFYEDAYEASDAEQPNYFEWMHKFEDRNKDHAQTIASLDAHEDNRDGFAIRWMSNRLKHRVEKHRFLLVFSDGEPSAYNYAENGVVDTANAVSEAKKKGIEVLHLFLSSESISEDQAAFYRMMYGNKSVSADSLEQFVEQTLRLLKRSLHLVIQAV; encoded by the coding sequence ATGGCATCAGTTAACCGCTTTATTCAATTTAATAATGAGACTATTGATACCAAGTTGCTCCACCAAATGGAATTACTTGCTGCTGCTTTAGCGGACGCGCCGTATTTAAAAGTAACAACACGTAAATTAATCGAGCTACGACCATCCGAATTGGCGATATCGATGAGTGTGTTTTGGCGACACCGGACGAAACGAATAGAGCGTAACGGTTATTTATCCGATATCTATTTATTGGCTGCGGGGTTTTGGCGTGATTTTAATTTAACCGAATGGCGCAATTTCAAAAAAAGCAACACGAAATTGTCGAGTCTTCGTGAACAATTGTTACTTTGCGCAGAGGAATTTCGGTTATCCGAACAAATTAAATCTTTACGACCAGGAACGGTAGCCGCTTTTGATACTCGAGAAACAGTTTATACAGAATATCACGAAGATCAATCCAAGCAAAATCTTAAAAAAGGTTTTAAAAGTGATCTTTTTATCAATGCCGCGTATTTACGTTTACGCGGGATCGAAGTTGATGTAGGGGAACTAACAAATGCATTATCCCTAATTTGGACAGAGTTGTTTGATGCGAAGTCTACAAGGGACTCTGTAAGGGTTGTAAATCGGATAATGGACCGAGCTGAGTATATGCTCGAATCAGATTCACTTCATACTTACTATACTTTCGGGGAAGCACTTGAGAAAATCCCACCATTTCATTACCACGAAGGTATTGAAGCAGATGAAGCCGAAGAAGCCGAAGAAATAGAAACGATTGAAGAATGGTTTGGTGCTTGGCACAGAGAAACTGAAATTAGCGAAGCCCCTGCGATGGAATTTGAGTTAGAACAAGGGGATTCTCAACTTGCAGACGGTGGTAGAGAAGAAGCTGGTGCTGGTGAAGTGGAACAAACAGCAAAAGGTGATTCGAGCGGTGATCATATAGAAGATAGCGATAAAGACGATCGCCAAATGAAAAGTAAGCCGAAAAAAGCAGAAGGCAAGTTCGGTTCGGCAAATGACCAAGTAGTGTATCAGGAATCGCGGTTAAAAGTTGTAGGTGACCACCGTTTGGAGATTGAAAACTGGCGAAGAAAACAAGCGCCATATGTTCGCGCATTATTAAAAGAATTGAAAAAAAGAATGACTCAAAGGCAGGAGGGCATTCGCAGCAATTTGAATGCTGGAAGATTGTCTAAAAAACTAGTGCCACTTGCGATTGAAGAGCGCCCAAAGCCATTTTACCGAAAAACAGCGCCATCTAAAGAACTCGATGCTGTTTTTTGTTTATTAATTGATGGATCAGCGTCAATGCTTGATAAGTTAGATGAAACTAAACAAGCGGTTCTTTTATTTCACGATGTGTTGCGAGGTTTGAATGTGCCACATGAAATTGTGTTATTTTATGAAGATGCCTACGAAGCAAGTGACGCCGAACAACCGAATTATTTCGAGTGGATGCATAAATTTGAAGATCGCAATAAAGACCATGCGCAGACGATCGCGTCTCTCGATGCACATGAAGACAATCGAGACGGCTTTGCAATTCGCTGGATGAGTAATCGTTTAAAACATCGAGTTGAAAAACACCGCTTTTTACTAGTCTTTTCTGATGGAGAGCCATCTGCTTACAATTATGCAGAGAATGGCGTAGTAGACACTGCAAACGCGGTTTCCGAGGCGAAAAAGAAGGGCATTGAAGTGCTGCATTTATTTTTAAGTAGCGAATCGATTTCAGAAGACCAAGCAGCGTTTTATCGTATGATGTATGGCAATAAATCCGTTAGTGCCGATTCTCTTGAACAATTTGTAGAGCAAACTTTGCGACTGTTGAAAAGAAGTTTGCATTTGGTAATACAAGCAGTGTAA